The Aspergillus luchuensis IFO 4308 DNA, chromosome 7, nearly complete sequence genome has a segment encoding these proteins:
- a CDS encoding nuclear transport factor 2 family protein (COG:S;~EggNog:ENOG410PY06;~InterPro:IPR027843,IPR032710;~PFAM:PF14534;~TransMembrane:1 (o24-44i)), with the protein MSSGNDVIHVGLNRDVTLPSPSNLLVVILFPFYLSIFPFLLLALHRIASHPGPCIANLFCHPLGYPLDEIPPTGSLSHPRKSNQEPQSQIQRNNTNSARKSPKMVGSIHERIREDLIGKERRLWTALTSADPGPEIKKMCNEEANLLFPQREVLHLHSKPSISEALKPPFHHFDEYELQEVRVIVIDLMAGSVTYKINARRGEETYRGTGSTTWSQGSDGEWRIVVHQETLM; encoded by the exons ATGTCATCGGGAAACGACGTCATCCACGTGGGGTTGAACCGTGACGTCACCCTCCCGTCTCCCTCCAACTTGTTGGTTGTTAtactctttcctttttatctttctatcttcccctttctcctGCTGGCATTGCATCGCATCGCGTCGCATCCTGGACCCTGCATCGCAAATCTGTTCTGCCACCCGTTAGGATACCCCTTAGACGAAATACCCCCGACCGGCTCGCTCAG CCACCCACGAAAGTCTAATCAGGAACCACAAAGTCAGATCCAAagaaacaacaccaactcaGCTCGGAAATCACCGAAAATGGTCGGCTCCATCCACGAACGCATTCGCGAAGACCTTATCGGCAAGGAGCGTCGTCTCTGGACGGCGCTCACCTCGGCTGACCCGGGGCCCGAAATCAAGAAGATGTGTAACGAAGAGGCCAACCTACTTTTTCCGCAGCGCGAGGTTCTGCACCTGCATTCGAAGCCGTCAATCAGCGAGGCACTGAAGCCACCCTTCCATCACTTCGACGAGTACGAACTGCAGGAGGTGCGCGTGATCGTCATCGACTTGATGGCCGGGTCAGTAACGTACAAGATCAATGCGCGCCGCGGAGAAGAGACGTACCGGGGCACCGGGTCGACGACATGGAGCCAGGGGAGTGATGGAGAGTGGCGGATTGTGGTGCATCAGGAGACATTAATGTGA
- a CDS encoding SGNH/GDSL hydrolase family protein (COG:E;~EggNog:ENOG410PKBT;~InterPro:IPR013830,IPR036514;~PFAM:PF00657,PF13472;~SECRETED:SignalP(1-25)) has product MARHNNHNFPLYLLILLSLALPILSTPLPSLQSESQSQSQWVDIWTTMPQLTEPANLPPAPFNSTPSIFPNTTLRQTLRLTQPAQTIRLRLSNAFGSTDLPITSVAISVPANNTLGSASIIPGTTTPLSFDGDASILVPTGSLIVSDPITLPKQAGTTLTVDLYLESGQNGTDITSHPGSRTTSWMGFGDLVGVDEVVGGDVVGVEHWYFISTIEALLPDTYHGCAILGDSITDGRGSDTNENNRWPDLLLPYLHTPHSPTTTLSLLNQAAGGNRLLHDSLGPNTLSRVDRDVLSHSRITHTIVFEGVNDIGTASTSPTAQQIVGDRIIMSYKQITTRLHAAGIKVIGATITPFGTPANASVVQPYSDPEREKTRQRVNTWIRDSAVFDGVVDFDRVARRDERPDLLRGEFDSGDHLHLNPRGYEALARSFPVELLN; this is encoded by the exons ATGGCCCGTCACAATAATCATAACTTCCCCCTCTATCTATtgatcctcctctccctagCCCTACCCATTCTatccaccccccttccctctctccagTCAGAATcacaatcccaatcccaatggGTCGACATCTGGACCACAATGCCCCAACTCACCGAGCCAGCCAACCTCCCCCCAGCCCCATTT aactccaccccctccatcttccccaacaccaccctccgCCAAACCCTCCGCCTCACCCAACCAGCCCAAACCATCCGTCTCCGTCTCTCCAACGCCTTCGGGAGTACCGACCTCCCCATCACCTCCGTAGCCATCTCCGTCCcagccaacaacaccctcgGCAgcgcatccatcatcccaggTACCACAACCCCGTTATCCTTCGACGGAGACGCCTCGATCCTCGTCCCAACAGGGAGTCTCATCGTCTCGGACCCaatcaccctccccaaacaaGCGGGGACGACACTGACAGTGGACCTGTATTTGGAGAGCGGGCAGAACGGAACAGATATTACATCTCACCCGGGAAGTCGGACGACGTCGTGgatggggtttggggatttagttggtgtggatgaggtaGTTGGGGGGGATGTGGTGGGGGTCGAGCATTG GtacttcatctccaccatcgaAGCCCTCCTCCCAGATACCTACCATGGGTGCGCAATCCTCGGCGATAGCATAACAGACGGACGAGGGAGCGATACGAATGAGAATAATCG CTGGCccgacctccttctcccctaCCTCCACACCCCCCactcaccaacaacaaccctctccctcctcaaccaaGCCGCCGGCGGCAACCGACTCCTCCACGACTCGCTAGGCCCAAACACCCTCTCGCGCGTCGACCGCGACGTGCTCTCGCACTCCCGCATAACGCACACGATCGTGTTCGAAGGCGTCAACGACATCGGCACAGCATCTACCTCTCCCACAGCGCAGCAAATAGTAGGCGATAGAATCATCATGTCCTACAAACAGATAACCACAAGACTTCACGCCGCCGGGATAAAGGTGATCGGAGCGACGATCACGCCGTTCGGGACACCGGCGAATGCGTCCGTCGTGCAGCCGTACTCGGATCCGGAACGGGAGAAGACGAGACAGAGGGTGAATACGTGGATACGAGATTCGGCGGTGTTTGATGGGGTGGTTGATTTTGACCGGGTGGCTAGGAGGGATGAGAGGCCGGATTTGCTACGGGGGGAGTTTGATAGTGGGGATCATTTGCATTTGAATCCGAGGGGGTATGAGGCGTTGGCTAGGTCTTTTCCTGTGGAGTTATTGAATTAA
- a CDS encoding carboxylesterase/lipase family protein (COG:I;~EggNog:ENOG410PHHA;~InterPro:IPR019826,IPR002018,IPR029058;~MEROPS:MER0030934;~PFAM:PF00135;~SECRETED:SignalP(1-23)) gives MNQSRRARLALVTLIPSLIGANAALCDTVIKTQYGGVQGYPAFTSEPAGNLTHWKDITVWKNIPFAATTGGQNRWKAPQPASPWNGTLDAKSYGNVCPSATEGSSDYTIDEDCLNLNIWSPANSSDAKLPVVMWSYPALSTAADALFDGGGMADQGIVYVNYNYRTGSFGWLAHPELSEEFYKVTGSNSSGNWGMLDQFAALKWIHENIAAFGGDPEHITVMGQSAGSAATQHILNSPLTKGLIVGAIIESGVRDPHDPLCTSLAEGYSTLEDQLAQGERFMASVNCSSIAEMRELPMEDLVVSGGTFGSTSEWSFGATLDYYAMPDTYYNTLIKGLAQDVPIITGNTKDESGASYGLNLTISEYLADMNETFSEPWLSRFLEQYPGNTTRTAPGAYNSQWTDRSKVGTWLWAQLWATARTSPVYTYFWDHAPPGQDQGAYHESEINYVLNNLYGTDMPWTAADYSIARKMNGYWANFIKTGNPNGGSLAQWPATGENATVQHVGDGWGEIPTASDAKVKLFEEWFET, from the coding sequence ATGAATCAGTCTCGGCGTGCGAGGCTCGCTCTCGTTACACTCATCCCTTCCCTGATCGGGGCCAATGCTGCGCTCTGCGACACCGTCATCAAAACGCAGTATGGTGGCGTGCAAGGCTACCCGGCCTTCACCAGCGAGCCTGCCGGCAACCTGACCCATTGGAAGGACATCACCGTCTGGAAGAATATCCCCTTTGCCGCCACCACCGGGGGTCAGAACCGCTGGAAGGCACCCCAGCCGGCAAGCCCATGGAACGGCACCCTTGATGCTAAGTCTTATGGAAATGTTTGCCCATCAGCCACTGAGGGCAGCTCTGACTATACCATCGACGAGGACTGCTTGAATCTCAACATCTGGAGTCCCGCCAACTCCTCTGACGCAAAGCTCCCGGTTGTGATGTGGAGCTATCCCGCCCTTTCAACGGCTGCTGATGCCCTGTTTGACGGTGGTGGCATGGCAGACCAAGGTATTGTCTACGTTAATTATAACTATCGTACTGGCTCATTCGGTTGGCTTGCACACCCGGAGTTGTCGGAGGAGTTCTACAAGGTGACGGGATCCAACAGCTCCGGCAACTGGGGCATGCTCGACCAATTTGCAGCGCTCAAGTGGATCCACGAGAACATCGCCGCGTTTGGCGGTGATCCTGAGCACATCACGGTAATGGGCCAATCCGCTGGGTCAGCCGCCACCCAGCACATCCTCAACAGCCCGCTGACCAAGGGCCTGATTGTCGGCGCCATCATTGAAAGCGGAGTTCGGGATCCGCACGACCCCCTCTGCACCAGTCTGGCAGAAGGCTACAGCACATTGGAGGATCAGCTCGCCCAGGGTGAACGCTTCATGGCCAGCGTGAACTGCAGCTCCATCGCCGAGATGCGCGAATTGCCGATGGAGGATCTTGTCGTGTCGGGCGGAACATTCGGCAGCACCAGCGAATGGAGCTTCGGCGCCACTTTGGACTACTATGCCATGCCGGACACCTACTACAACACACTCATCAAGGGTCTGGCGCAGGACGTGCCCATCATTACAGGTAATACTAAGGATGAGAGCGGGGCTAGCTATGGCCTGAACCTCACGATATCTGAGTACCTGGCAGACATGAATGAGACGTTCAGCGAGCCATGGCTGTCCCGCTTCCTGGAGCAGTACCCCGGAAACACAACGCGAACAGCCCCGGGAGCCTACAACTCCCAATGGACTGACCGGTCCAAGGTAGGCACTTGGCTATGGGCGCAACTCTGGGCGACCGCGAGGACTAGTCCTGTATATACCTACTTCTGGGACCACGCTCCGCCGGGCCAGGACCAGGGAGCGTACCACGAATCCGAGATCAACTACGTCCTAAACAACCTGTACGGCACGGACATGCCGTGGACGGCTGCGGACTATTCCATTGCACGGAAAATGAATGGATACTGGGCCAACTTTATCAAGACAGGCAATCCCAATGGAGGATCCCTGGCCCAGTGGCCTGCCACGGGAGAGAACGCGACGGTGCAGCATgtgggtgatggatggggtgAAATTCCGACCGCATCAGATGCCAAGGTCAAGCTGTTTGAGGAGTGGTTTGAGACATGA
- a CDS encoding purine-nucleoside phosphorylase (COG:F;~EggNog:ENOG410PGQ0;~InterPro:IPR009486;~PFAM:PF06516;~SECRETED:SignalP(1-24);~go_process: GO:0055085 - transmembrane transport [Evidence IEA]) — MQLLQSVSTGLLLASSCLSSLAAARSVPAAKNIAARQSTDKIAPKVFIVSMFEPEAAIWWGIPEFNVLEHNITIPGASPLFPDVHCTADHNICQLVTGEAEINAAVTVSSIIFNPTFDLTNTYFLIAGIAGVNPEQATICGVTLARYAVQVALQYEIDIREMPANATTGYFPQGSYYPWQYPGSIYGTEVFEVNDNLRQIAAAFASKATLADSDAAKAYRANYNTSDGIYAAGASAPSVVQCDVATSDVYYSGNILGDTFANTTKVLTNGTGTYCASAQEDNATLEAMVRAAKAKLVDFSRIIVMRTASDFDRPYPGESARENLLYASTGAYEPSVQNIYNAGVKIIEGIISQWNATFAAGITPSNYIGDIFGTLGGSPDFGPYADAAEAGVSLKRSVPRRRSLRGY, encoded by the exons ATGCAGCTCCTTCAATCCGTTTCCACGGGCCTGCTGCtcgccagcagctgcctGTCCTCCCTTGCTGCGGCTCGCTCCGTCCCCGCGGCCAAGAACATCGCCGCGCGCCAGTCCACCGACAAGATCGCTCCCAAGGTCTTCATTGTGTCCATG TTCGAACCCGAAGCCGCCATTTGGTGGGGTATCCCCGAGTTCAACGTGCTGGAGcacaacatcaccatcccgggagcttctcccctcttcccggACGTGCACTGCACGGCCGACCACAACATCTGCCAGCTGGTCACCGGTGAAGCCGAGATCAACGCGGCCGtgaccgtctcctccatcatcttcaaccccaCCTTCGACCTGACCAACACCTACTTCCTGATTGCCGGTATCGCCGGTGTCAACCCCGAGCAGGCCACCATCTGCGGTGTGACTCTGGCCCGCTACGCCGTCCAAGTCGCTCTGCAGTACGAGATCGACATCCGTGAAATGCCCGCCAACGCCACCACCGGCTACTTCCCCCAGGGCTCCTACTACCCCTGGCAATACCCCGGCAGCATCTACGGCACCGAGGTCTTCGAAGTCAACGACAACCTGCGCCAGATCGCCGCCGCTTTCGCCAGCAAGGCCACCCTCGCGGACTCCGACGCCGCCAAGGCCTACCGCGCTAACTACAACACCTCCGACGGCATCTACGCCGCCGGTGCCTCTGCCCCCTCCGTCGTCCAGTGCGATGTCGCTACCAGCGACGTCTACTACTCCGGTAACATCCTCGGCGATACCTTCGCCAACACCACTAAGGTCCTGACCAACGGTACCGGTACCTACTGCGCCTCTGCCCAGGAGGACAACGCCACCCTCGAGGCCATGGTCCGTGCTGCTAAGGCTAAGCTCGTTGACTTCTCTCGTATCATCGTCATGCGTACCGCCTCGGACTTCGACCGCCCCTACCCTGGCGAGTCGGCCCGCGAGAACCTCCTCTACGCTTCTACCGGTGCCTACGAGCCCTCTGTCCAGAACATCTACAACGCCGGTGTCAAGATCATCGAGGGTATCATTAGCCAGTGGAACGCCACTTTCGCTGCCGGTATCACCCCCAGCAACTACATCGGTGATATCTTCGGTACCCTCGGTGGATCCCCGGACTTTGGTCCCTACGCTGATGCCGCTGAGGCCGGTGTTTCCCTCAAGCGCAGTGTGCCCCGTCGTCGCAGCCTCCGGGGATACTAA